A region from the Pseudomonadota bacterium genome encodes:
- a CDS encoding SDR family NAD(P)-dependent oxidoreductase, protein MMINGKLVLVSGASSGIGAATAKTIAKAGGRVVLLARRKEALDQVAADVTSAGGQAWTYSVDLADADAVAAVAKQIAEELGTPDLIINNAGAGRWLFVDETSPAEAVQMMAVPYFAAFNVTHAFLPAMLRRNSGHIVNISSVGSRFVWPGATAYLAARWAVRGFTEALRADLDGTGIGVTLYESGVVTSPYWEHNPGSHERGPKMGKLIPEVTPEQAANAIVRGVERNKRLIVIPFMMKLFYWQHAVFPGVVQWLMTKTGYRRTQGEK, encoded by the coding sequence ATGATGATCAACGGCAAGCTAGTGCTGGTGAGTGGGGCTTCAAGCGGAATCGGCGCAGCTACCGCGAAAACGATCGCGAAAGCTGGGGGACGTGTGGTGCTTCTCGCTCGGCGCAAGGAAGCCTTGGATCAGGTAGCTGCCGATGTTACCTCCGCCGGTGGACAAGCCTGGACATACTCGGTTGACTTGGCGGATGCGGATGCAGTTGCGGCGGTGGCGAAGCAAATTGCGGAAGAACTGGGGACGCCGGACCTTATCATCAACAATGCGGGGGCAGGCAGATGGCTTTTCGTCGATGAAACGAGTCCTGCAGAAGCGGTTCAGATGATGGCGGTTCCCTACTTTGCGGCCTTCAACGTGACGCATGCGTTTCTACCGGCCATGCTCAGACGAAACAGCGGTCATATCGTGAATATCAGTTCCGTGGGATCACGTTTTGTCTGGCCTGGAGCCACCGCCTATCTAGCGGCCCGGTGGGCGGTACGTGGCTTTACGGAGGCATTGCGCGCGGATCTGGATGGGACGGGAATCGGAGTGACCTTGTACGAGAGTGGTGTGGTGACATCACCCTACTGGGAGCACAATCCAGGGAGTCATGAGCGTGGTCCGAAAATGGGAAAACTGATCCCAGAGGTAACCCCTGAACAGGCCGCCAATGCTATTGTCAGAGGTGTCGAAAGGAACAAGCGTCTAATTGTGATCCCGTTCATGATGAAGTTGTTCTACTGGCAGCATGCGGTATTCCCTGGGGTGGTCCAGTGGCTAATGACCAAGACAGGATACCGTCGTACGCAAGGGGAGAAATAA
- a CDS encoding YugE family protein produces MEQREIEEVAQVLAEWNPLGTAADDVSDLDGYGTEAIDIISVLRMKPRAQAPATIVMQVLNQAFDLSLTLSECSAAAQKISAILAVARK; encoded by the coding sequence ATGGAGCAGCGAGAGATCGAGGAAGTAGCCCAGGTGCTTGCCGAGTGGAACCCGTTGGGCACCGCGGCCGATGATGTCTCCGACCTCGATGGTTACGGGACGGAGGCGATCGACATTATTTCAGTTTTGCGCATGAAACCACGTGCACAAGCGCCGGCGACCATTGTGATGCAGGTACTCAATCAAGCATTCGATCTTTCGTTGACGTTAAGCGAATGCAGCGCTGCCGCACAGAAGATCAGCGCCATCTTGGCGGTTGCGCGCAAATAG